From Candidatus Jidaibacter acanthamoeba, a single genomic window includes:
- a CDS encoding NACHT domain-containing protein → MGNLDYLNLIITNLVDDKKQNIISGLPYDVYVKNDLVQGIACYNLIYLLQTTNAQLFVIEGIGYQELHNFLKREGEDKFALEESDIDKNTRYYLTENHDTKQKHKEKLIYIFQPEFKFDEEMEEEAKFRDKVYIHLRLINAHEFEFIVKSKADEVSLPIPSRYDFTGNMLVTHDENKLLQNEELCFSILAANAGFGKSAFCLNQRYIWQRSKELKEPFCVIRINLPQLQLPNTPLLPDAFTRSSTVEDWPEWKFKALEHDMEIQGKVLLLLDGFDEIKDVTSVQRFNDWLSKTCSKTNIIITTRPYAANKLISPAQPLGYYLTLKEYNEEQHREYIYKYLEALFKEFHKSGISKLKNLEIKELSNKVYEKLKLLIGDSVTHLLGIPLESYIFCEALKPHIRE, encoded by the coding sequence ATGGGTAATTTGGATTATCTTAATTTAATCATAACAAATCTTGTTGATGACAAAAAACAAAATATTATATCCGGCTTACCTTATGACGTGTATGTTAAAAATGATCTGGTACAAGGCATAGCCTGTTATAATTTAATATATTTACTACAAACGACTAATGCTCAATTATTTGTTATTGAAGGGATAGGATACCAAGAATTACATAACTTCTTAAAACGAGAAGGAGAAGACAAATTTGCTTTAGAAGAATCAGATATTGATAAAAATACAAGATATTATTTAACCGAAAACCATGATACTAAGCAAAAGCACAAAGAAAAATTAATTTATATTTTTCAGCCAGAGTTTAAATTTGATGAAGAAATGGAAGAAGAAGCAAAATTCAGAGATAAAGTATATATACATCTTAGATTAATTAATGCGCACGAATTTGAATTTATTGTAAAGAGTAAAGCTGATGAGGTAAGTCTACCTATTCCGTCAAGGTATGATTTTACAGGCAATATGTTAGTAACACATGATGAAAATAAGCTGCTACAAAATGAAGAATTATGTTTCTCAATTTTAGCAGCTAATGCAGGTTTTGGTAAGTCTGCATTTTGCCTTAATCAAAGATATATTTGGCAGCGATCTAAAGAGTTAAAAGAACCTTTCTGTGTTATACGTATAAATTTGCCCCAGCTTCAACTTCCTAATACCCCTTTATTACCAGATGCTTTTACGCGGTCGTCTACAGTGGAGGATTGGCCGGAATGGAAATTTAAAGCATTAGAACATGATATGGAAATACAGGGGAAAGTATTATTACTATTAGACGGATTTGATGAAATTAAAGATGTGACATCAGTGCAGAGGTTCAATGATTGGTTAAGTAAAACGTGCTCTAAAACTAATATAATAATTACCACCAGACCTTATGCCGCTAATAAACTCATTTCGCCGGCACAACCTTTAGGGTACTATTTAACATTAAAAGAATATAATGAAGAGCAGCATAGGGAGTACATATATAAATATTTAGAAGCATTATTTAAAGAATTCCATAAAAGCGGTATTTCTAAGCTTAAGAATTTAGAAATAAAAGAATTAAGCAATAAGGTATATGAGAAGCTTAAATTGCTAATAGGAGATAGTGTTACTCATTTATTGGGGATCCCATTGGAAAGTTATATTTTCTGCGAAGCATTAAAGCCTCATATTAGAGAATGA